One Aegilops tauschii subsp. strangulata cultivar AL8/78 chromosome 2, Aet v6.0, whole genome shotgun sequence genomic window, aggctatgcatcaggataggatatcggaaagcagtaacatgctacactactctaatgcaagcagtatagagaagaataggcgatatctggtgatcaagggggggcttgcctggttgctctggcaagtaggaggggtcgttaactccgtagtcgaactgggctgcagcagtgtcggtctcgtagtctaccggagagaagaggggggaagaaacagtaaatacaatgcaaacataagcatgacgatgcgtgacatgtcAATGAacagtgctaggtgtgtcctaacgcggcagtaggtggtaccggcgaaggggggaacatccgggaaagtattcccgatgttttgcgttttcggacagacggaccggagggggaaagttgcgagttcgataggttagggatgtgtggtggacgaacgggctgcgtatccggattcgtctcgtcgttctgagcaactttcatgtacaaagttttttcatccgagctacggtttattttctatgatttttcaaaggtTCAGCAATATTCTAAAATTTGTTTTAATTACTAAATTCGTAAAAAATGAATTGTGACATCATCCTAGCGTCAGCCCTGCATCAGCGGTCAACAGAcccgttgactggtcaacagggccCACGCGGGGCCCATATGCAGTGACTGGGCGCTGCCCAGTCAGCATCTGACTGGGTCAACGGGACCCatggggcccactggcagtggcactggggtggccctaggccagccacgtcggcggccggcgccggagttgGCTCCGGCGAGCCAAAACGCGGCGGAGGGTGCGGCCGTGCGTCGGGATTCGCCGTTCGGCGGCCAAAATGGACGCGGCCGATGCCGTTCGAACGGGAGCGGCGAGCCGCAGCTAACCGCGGTGGTGGCCGGCCCCGGGGCGGCCGGAAACGGCGTCGCCGTGGAGCACGGGCGGCGGTGGCCTTCGGGCGCTCGACGGCGATGGGGCTTCGGGACACGGCTTGCCGCGCGGAGCAGCTCTACGGGCGGCTGGGGCTCGCGCGCATCCACTGCCGCAGTCGGCAGTAGGCGGGAGGCGACGAACTCACCGGagacgagctcgcggcggcggccgaagcaCTGGCCCATCGAGGACGGCGCCAGGGGGAGCGGGAGGAGCAGCGGGCGCGTGCAGTGGGCGCGGGCGGAGGTGCTGAGCACGGCGGGGTGGTCGGCCGCGAGCTCTGCGGGCCGTGGCCATGGCGGCGAGCACCACCGCAGCGACGAGCTCGGTCACGACGGTGGGAGCAGCTACGTGGCAAGAAGAGAAGCGCGAGGAGAGGGGAGAAGGGGGCGGAGCTCACAGTGCTCCTGCAGGTGTGCTCAAGCGTGCTCGAGGAGGGCTCGGTGCGGCGGAATCGGCGGCGAAGCTcgtcggagcagaggaggaagacggcggcgtcgtgggcgttGCGGTGGCTCCGAGCTCCAACGAAGGGCACCAGCCGAAGCAGCGGACGACGGCGGACCTCGGGGACACAGTGGAGTGGCGAGGTGGGTACAGTGGCCGTGGCTAGGCCGGAGCCATGGCGGCGGTGGCGTTCGGGCGAGGTGGGGAAGGGGATCGGAGAGGGAGGAGAAGTGGATCTGGGAGGGGGGGGGCGTCGAGGGGGGAGTGGGGGCAGGGGGCCAGGGGATGCAGGGCGTCGCCCTTATCCCTTCCCCGACGGGGACGGCGAGAGGGTtcggcggcggccggcgagcGCGATCGCTGGGTCGGGTGAACAGGAAGGAGGGAGGCGACCGGGGGAGGTGGGCTACTGGTTTGGGCCGCCCAGATGACTAAGGCCCAAGGAGGTCGGGGGGTTCCTTTTCTTTCTCCTTTtgcatttcttttctttttatttatttcttttctgttttacatcattttaaaatatttaggcattttctaaaaatgtgtttacttcaccataattaactatgccttatttggcatctcccgaacatttttgttttaaattttgaaaaacttttattgtcgacattaaattaaatttgaattttgaaacggtttgacctaacggtagattagcaacagtaactgtggtgacgtggcaccagtagcgtgggattactgtagtttgattatccgggcgttacaccgtggttcggcgcttagatcggaatcaaccgcgatctatcgctacgagtatgactccttcatccgcgttcttgcaacgcttccgcttagcgatctacaatggtatgtagatgcactccccttccccttggtgctagattactccatagattgagcttggtgatgcgtagaaaattttgaatttctgctacgttccctaaCACTCCACCCGTGGACGAAGAACCCCGGTGCTGCCCAGCTCCATAGGCATTATAACGATCATCCCCCCATTGACCCCTGGTGTAGCTGAAGCACCACCAACGGCATTGCTCTGCGGCGGCGGCGCTTGCGACAACACCGACGCAGCCTGATGAAGCGGCCGAGCAACGAAGTGCGGAGGCGGAGCCGGCCGCGGTTGCAAGCCCGTCTTCGGCGCGGGAGGCCTAGGAGGCGCTACACCGCGGCCCGCAGCAGCCCCACCGGCCACGTCGGGCGCCACCGGGCGGGGACCGAGGACCGGCCCTCCATGTCCGGCCGAGGGCACGACCACCGGAGATGCCGCCGGCGGCCGGGCAGCGGGCAGGCCGCCAGCGCCGCGACCCGCCGCGGCATTAGGCGCTCCACCAGAGACTCCAGCTCCTCGGCCAGCCGTAGTCACGCCGCCATGCCCAGCGCCGACTGCCGGCGGTGGCGCAAGGCCCCTGCCGTTGCCCGGGCCTGGCGGCGGCGCCCCTCCAGCGCGGCCTACCCCACTCGGCGCAGCCGGCCTCTTCCCCGGCGGCGGAGCACCTCCAGGCCCCGCCATGGCCCCTAGCGGCAAGATACGGCGAGCCCGGCCACTCCCCGCAGAACGAAGACGCGGCATTCGTCTAACGAAAGCCCTAGGGCACCGACGCAGGAGACATCGACGACAATCTGGACGTGCATGCCTCGATGCCCTGGGTTACGAGCGAAACCGGTTCCTGCTGGGCCTCATACCCAGCAGACCCCAGCCCACTCAAACCCACCGGCCCAACACCACAACGCAACACGTCTCGGCCCAGGAGCGAATTCAAACGCTCCTGGCGAGCCGCCCCGATCCGGATCGCCATGACTGCCGGCGGCGCAGCCGCGGTCACCTCCGGCGCCGATCGAGGCCCTGCCCGGCGAGCATTCTTTCTCCTCTTCACAGTAGTCCAAGATTCCGGCCGAATCAGATCGAAAACGGTTAAATTCGGTAGACGTACCCTAGGCAAGGGGCCCTTCCACGGCCggatcgccgtcgccgccgttctccggtGAACCACCCGGCGCAACATCTCCTTAGTTTCTCCCGCATGAAGCCCGACCGTAGCCGGATCCTTGAGGGGCAAGACCTTGTCGACGGTGGAAGCGACCTCATCTTCTTCATAACCTGCACCCAAGAACTCACACAACAGGTCGGAGGGCGTCGGAGTAGGCGGAGATGATGGCGCCGCATCCGCGTCCTCATCCCCCTCGTCCTCGTCTGCGTCGGCAAGGGCCCAGAACCGGCCCCCCACCTGCCGCCACTCGCCGGAGGGAGCAGGCCGCGACCCCGCCGGGATCCCGGCGGCCGCACTGCCCGTCTTCGTTGTGTTCGTCAAATCAACAATGTCCGCCACCGGGATCTGATCAACCTGCACACAATGACCAACGACAACATCATAGTTATCCAAGGAAAATCGAAGCCCTACCTCGATCTGATTGCCGTCCGGGAGATAATCGCCGGCCAACACATCGTTTTCCATATCCAACAGAACCATCCATCGCGACGATGGTGAGAAACGAAGACGCCCCACGATCCAAGTGTCGGGATCCGTCTCGTCAGAAAATTGAACCTGCCACTGCCGCAGCCTCGGCAGCTCTCCTGTGATCCCACCATCCGTCCTACCAAGGAAAGATGGAGGGTAATTGTACGCACAGCTTATTATCTCGACACACAAAGAGACACGTTCTTGCTAAGTTATGTGCCTCACACTCCATCACACAATGTAAACACACCAATTTTGTGAGAATTTTCCGGACCTTGTGTGTAGTTAAACCCACACGGTGCCGGGTGCACCCACGTATATATCTTCACAGGAGAAAATCAACAGCAGGGTTGCACTGAATACAAATCAAACGTGTATGAACGAGCTGAAAAAGTATTATCCTCTCGCTCTGCTCCAAATGCCGCGTCACATCACCAGCACATACATACGTTTTCACGTATCACCCGGCCCTGAAAAAATAACACGGAGAAGGGGGACCCCGGCCAATCAGATCCGCACCGGAAATCGCAAGCTGGAACGCCACAGCCACATGCCACCTCCGGGGATAACGTTATCCCTCCACGGCGCGACGAGAGCTCCCCACGTCGGACTCCCGCGCCGACCTGGCACGCCGCGATCCTCCACACGCCCTACTTTAACCTTCTCCGCGCCAACCATCCCGTCCCCCACACACCCCACGCCGCGCGCCAAGCCAAGAAGAAGACGCACGCCGACCTTCTCTCGCCATGGCCGCCACCGCGTCCCTGTCTGCCGTCGCGGCGCCCCTGTCCGTCGCCGGGCTCAAGAAGGCCACGTCGTTCCGGCCCCTGCCGGTGGTCAGGGCCGGCAGGCCCGCGGCGAGGATGACGGCCGTCCGGGCGTCCTCCGCGTCCGTGCAGGAGAAGCTGACGGCCGGGCTGACCGCGGCGGCCGTGGCGGCGGCGCTGGTGCTGCCCGAGGTCGCGGAGGCCGCGTCCCCGGGGCTGTCCCCGTCGCTCAAGAACTTCCTGCTCAGCATCGTGTCCGG contains:
- the LOC109783267 gene encoding uncharacterized protein: MAATASLSAVAAPLSVAGLKKATSFRPLPVVRAGRPAARMTAVRASSASVQEKLTAGLTAAAVAAALVLPEVAEAASPGLSPSLKNFLLSIVSGGVVFAGIAGAVVAVSNFDPVKRT